The following coding sequences are from one Epilithonimonas vandammei window:
- the thiL gene encoding thiamine-phosphate kinase, whose translation MLEDKSQNLTPIAKLGEFGLIKHLTQHFQIIQDSTKISVGDDAAVIDPGNKKVVISTDMLAEGVHFNLGYVPLKHLGYKAVVVNLSDIAAMNAVPTQILVSVAVSNRFPVEALEEIYSGIALACDRYKVDLIGGDTTSSNAGLVLSITAIGLADEDKTTKRNGAKPNDLLVVTGDLGGAYMGLQILEREHSVYLANPNMQPEMEGYDYILERQLKPEARTDIRKTLEELDILPSSMIDVSDGLASEILHLSDQSGVGFHLYEEKVPMDSVTISTADELNLNPAMAALNGGEDYELLFTISPNDFDKIRNHPDFTIIGHATENKDNFLIARGSNQLIPLTAQGWDAFLNKE comes from the coding sequence ATGCTAGAAGATAAATCACAAAACCTAACGCCGATAGCAAAACTTGGAGAGTTCGGGTTAATAAAACATCTAACGCAACATTTTCAGATTATACAGGATTCTACAAAAATTTCGGTTGGTGATGATGCTGCAGTTATAGATCCAGGAAATAAAAAAGTGGTAATTTCCACAGATATGCTTGCGGAAGGAGTTCATTTCAATCTCGGATACGTCCCGCTAAAACATTTAGGATATAAAGCTGTTGTAGTAAACCTGAGTGATATTGCCGCAATGAACGCTGTTCCTACTCAAATACTGGTTTCAGTTGCGGTTTCCAACCGTTTTCCTGTAGAAGCACTTGAAGAGATTTATTCGGGTATTGCTTTAGCATGTGATCGGTATAAAGTAGACTTAATTGGCGGAGATACAACTAGTTCCAATGCCGGTTTGGTATTAAGTATAACAGCTATTGGTCTAGCAGACGAAGATAAAACTACAAAGAGAAATGGTGCAAAACCCAATGATCTTTTGGTTGTAACTGGGGATCTTGGCGGGGCTTATATGGGATTACAGATTTTGGAAAGAGAACATTCCGTATATCTTGCTAATCCGAATATGCAGCCTGAAATGGAAGGTTATGATTACATTCTGGAAAGACAGCTGAAACCAGAAGCAAGGACAGATATCAGAAAAACACTGGAAGAATTGGATATTTTACCATCTTCTATGATTGATGTTTCGGACGGTTTAGCATCAGAGATACTTCATTTATCGGATCAATCTGGTGTAGGATTTCATTTGTATGAAGAAAAAGTTCCAATGGACAGCGTTACTATTTCTACTGCAGATGAACTGAATCTTAATCCGGCAATGGCCGCTTTAAACGGAGGTGAAGATTACGAATTGCTTTTTACAATTAGCCCCAATGACTTTGATAAAATAAGAAATCATCCGGATTTTACAATCATTGGTCACGCCACAGAAAACAAAGATAATTTTCTGATAGCAAGAGGATCTAATCAGCTGATTCCGCTCACAGCGCAGGGTTGGGATGCTTTTCTTAACAAAGAATAA